A stretch of the Paenibacillus dendritiformis genome encodes the following:
- a CDS encoding extracellular solute-binding protein, with translation MNAIVYNTLGGARWTKGGQAVTWTLDAPQDGLYKLALRANQNTVKNMSVFRTLTIDGKLPFREMEQVQFPYDSGWQGITLSDADGEPYAFYLAKGRHTLTMEATHAPYMSIIIRMDHISRELRAILLELRMVTGNREDKYRVWNVEKDIPGLTDRLERIREQFVQLQAEMKQINPKTDDVAQMLKNGAEDIKSILKTPNQIPYSQERIASVQESLESSRATLMNSPLQLDQIYLAPLDEELSRMTSSFWEKAGGMFQSLAYSFEDRTGFSDKDDSVLNVWMIWGRDYVDELQHLVNDRFTPETGIKVHINLIQNAQMLTLANASGMMPDIALGVPSNVPFDMALRNAALNLSELPGADEFFARYSPGMLQPLYYDGGYYGVPETVSFKVLFYRKDVLQRLGLSVPDTWDDVYQMLPTLLQNQYNFYMDPADYTPILFQSGVEMYAQTGLTTGLDTPEAFKAYKMWTDFYNVQGLERVVQSFYNQFRRGDIPIGMSDFNMYMQLLVAAPEIANDWAIAPIPGTRQPDGRIARWSGGSNPSNAMLFKSSAPEKQKQAWTFLQWYTSTETQTEFGLNLEQYHGETFRWNTANVQAFAEMPWKPDDLRIILQQWAWTKEVPQVPGGYMTDREIGFAWNRTVVDAENSRISLEKAIKEIKRELRRKQQEFDIIGPNGEVRKTLDLPVIQQPWKGVDQLVE, from the coding sequence ATGAATGCCATCGTGTACAACACGCTTGGCGGAGCCCGCTGGACGAAAGGCGGGCAGGCGGTCACCTGGACCCTCGACGCGCCGCAGGATGGGCTCTACAAGCTGGCGCTGCGCGCCAACCAGAATACGGTCAAAAATATGTCCGTCTTCCGCACGCTCACGATTGACGGCAAGCTTCCGTTCCGCGAGATGGAGCAGGTGCAGTTCCCATATGATTCCGGTTGGCAAGGAATCACGCTGTCAGATGCGGACGGGGAGCCTTACGCCTTCTATCTCGCGAAGGGACGGCACACCCTTACGATGGAGGCCACGCATGCGCCGTACATGTCCATCATTATCCGCATGGATCACATCTCTCGGGAGCTGCGCGCGATCTTGCTGGAGCTGCGGATGGTGACCGGTAACCGCGAAGACAAGTACCGGGTGTGGAATGTAGAGAAGGATATTCCGGGCCTGACCGACCGGCTAGAGCGAATTCGGGAGCAGTTCGTTCAGCTCCAGGCCGAGATGAAGCAGATCAACCCGAAGACCGACGATGTGGCTCAAATGCTGAAAAACGGGGCCGAAGACATCAAAAGCATTTTGAAGACGCCGAATCAAATCCCTTATTCCCAGGAGCGGATCGCCTCGGTGCAGGAATCGCTCGAGTCGAGCCGTGCCACGCTGATGAACAGCCCGCTGCAGCTCGACCAGATCTACCTGGCTCCCCTGGATGAGGAGCTGTCGCGCATGACCTCGAGCTTCTGGGAAAAGGCCGGAGGCATGTTCCAGTCGCTCGCCTACTCGTTCGAGGACCGGACCGGATTCAGCGATAAGGACGACAGCGTGCTGAATGTGTGGATGATCTGGGGCCGGGATTACGTCGATGAGCTCCAGCATCTGGTCAATGACCGCTTTACCCCGGAGACCGGAATCAAGGTGCATATCAACCTGATTCAGAATGCGCAGATGCTGACGCTGGCCAATGCGTCGGGCATGATGCCTGATATCGCCCTGGGCGTCCCGTCGAACGTGCCGTTCGATATGGCGCTGCGGAATGCAGCCTTGAATCTGAGCGAGCTTCCGGGAGCGGATGAGTTCTTCGCCCGGTACAGCCCGGGCATGCTGCAGCCGCTGTATTATGACGGCGGTTACTACGGCGTGCCGGAGACCGTCAGCTTCAAGGTTCTGTTCTACCGCAAGGATGTCCTGCAGCGGTTGGGACTGAGCGTGCCCGACACTTGGGATGACGTCTATCAGATGCTGCCGACGCTGCTGCAGAACCAGTACAACTTCTATATGGATCCGGCGGACTATACGCCGATTCTGTTCCAGAGCGGGGTCGAGATGTATGCGCAGACCGGATTGACGACCGGGCTCGATACGCCGGAAGCGTTCAAGGCTTACAAAATGTGGACCGATTTCTACAATGTGCAAGGCCTGGAGCGGGTCGTGCAGAGCTTTTACAACCAGTTCAGGCGAGGCGACATCCCGATCGGGATGTCCGATTTCAACATGTACATGCAGCTGCTGGTCGCCGCTCCGGAGATCGCCAATGATTGGGCGATCGCGCCGATTCCGGGCACGAGGCAGCCGGATGGCCGCATCGCGAGATGGTCCGGCGGATCCAACCCGTCGAACGCCATGCTGTTCAAGAGCTCTGCCCCGGAGAAGCAGAAGCAGGCATGGACATTCCTGCAATGGTATACGTCCACCGAGACGCAGACCGAGTTCGGCCTCAATCTGGAGCAGTATCACGGGGAGACGTTCCGCTGGAACACGGCCAATGTGCAGGCCTTCGCCGAGATGCCATGGAAGCCGGACGATCTCCGCATCATCCTTCAGCAGTGGGCATGGACGAAGGAGGTCCCCCAGGTGCCGGGCGGTTATATGACGGACCGCGAGATCGGCTTCGCCTGGAACCGCACCGTGGTCGACGCCGAAAATTCGCGCATCTCGCTGGAAAAGGCGATTAAGGAAATCAAGCGCGAGCTGAGAAGAAAGCAGCAGGAATTCGATATTATCGGACCGAACGGCGAGGTGCGGAAGACGCTTGATCTGCCGGTCATCCAACAACCGTGGAAAGGGGTCGATCAACTTGTCGAATGA
- a CDS encoding ABC transporter ATP-binding protein, protein MANILFNHVYKRYGKYKEVAVSDFNLSVDDTEFIVLVGPSGCGKSTTLRMLAGLEDVSEGDIYIGDTIVNDIPPKDRDISMVFQNYALYPNMSVYENIAFGLRLRKQPKHEIDLAVKRAARVLEIENFLERKPRELSGGQRQRVALGRAIVRTPQVFLMDEPLSNLDAKLRVQMRSEIISLHKKIEVTTIYVTHDQIEAMTMGDRVVVMNRGVVQQVDTPETIYNRPVNMFVANFIGNPPMNFIEGRLHHHDGHVEFHTRRFIIRLAPQHESAIRKQRLLDRTVIMGIRPEHISFEAHRMEASPHSIVTGTLQFNEFVGSDRYYHIDIKQERPLVIRASEGIHCDEGTQVSAAINMEKALFFNKDTEMLLTD, encoded by the coding sequence ATGGCCAATATCTTGTTTAACCATGTGTACAAACGTTACGGCAAATACAAAGAGGTTGCTGTAAGCGATTTCAACCTGAGTGTCGACGATACGGAGTTCATCGTGCTGGTCGGGCCGTCCGGGTGCGGGAAATCGACGACACTTCGCATGCTGGCGGGATTGGAGGATGTGTCGGAAGGCGATATTTACATCGGCGACACGATTGTGAATGACATCCCTCCGAAGGACAGAGACATCTCGATGGTGTTTCAGAACTATGCCCTGTATCCGAATATGAGCGTCTATGAAAATATCGCCTTCGGACTTCGCCTCCGCAAGCAGCCGAAGCATGAGATCGATCTGGCGGTGAAGCGGGCGGCCCGGGTGCTCGAGATCGAGAATTTCCTGGAGCGCAAGCCGCGGGAGCTGTCCGGGGGCCAGCGCCAACGCGTCGCGCTCGGCCGGGCGATTGTCCGGACGCCGCAGGTGTTCCTGATGGACGAACCGCTGTCCAACCTCGATGCGAAGCTGCGCGTCCAGATGCGTTCCGAGATCATCAGCCTGCACAAAAAGATCGAAGTGACGACCATCTACGTCACGCACGATCAGATCGAGGCGATGACGATGGGAGACAGGGTCGTCGTCATGAACCGGGGCGTGGTGCAGCAGGTCGATACGCCCGAGACTATCTACAACCGTCCGGTCAACATGTTCGTCGCGAACTTCATTGGCAATCCGCCGATGAACTTCATCGAAGGGCGTCTGCATCACCATGACGGGCATGTGGAGTTCCATACGCGGAGGTTCATTATCCGCCTTGCCCCACAACATGAAAGCGCTATCAGGAAACAAAGGCTGCTCGATCGGACCGTCATTATGGGAATTCGTCCGGAGCATATCAGCTTCGAAGCCCACCGGATGGAGGCTTCGCCGCATTCCATTGTGACGGGGACGCTCCAGTTCAATGAGTTCGTCGGATCGGACCGCTATTACCATATCGACATCAAGCAGGAGCGTCCGCTCGTCATTCGGGCCAGCGAAGGGATTCACTGTGACGAGGGCACGCAAGTGTCGGCTGCGATCAACATGGAAAAGGCGCTTTTTTTCAATAAAGATACGGAAATGCTCCTGACGGATTGA
- a CDS encoding 2-isopropylmalate synthase: MRKIFIFDTTLRDGEQSPGVNLNTKEKLEIAYQLERLGVDRIEAGFPAASPGDSAAVGAVAAAVKNATIVGLSRARTQDIDAAYQALKNAQDPCLHLFLASSPIHRKHKLRMEKEQVLETAEAAIRYAKKYFSKVEFSPEDAGRTELDFLCQVTEMAIRAGATVVNIPDTVGYLTPYEYGNIFKTLKENVPGIEKIQLSAHCHDDLGMATANALAAVLNGADQIEGTINGIGERAGNTALEEVALALETRQDFYQAKTSLVLSEIARTSRLVSKLTGMVVPGNKAIVGANAFAHESGIHQDGMLKEKTTYEIISPETIGLKESKLVLGKHSGRHAFREKLIDLGYTLSEEQVNAAFAKFKDIADKKKEVSDEDIRAMIEEKLIDTPEMFKLETVYVEYGNQSVPSAKVRLVTIDGNVLEEEASGNGSVDAIYMAIDKASQEQVELTDYSIKSVTHGKDALGEVHVVLTQDGLPALGRGVSTDILEASARAYVDALNRLIEKRKLGGRRDKIGLI, encoded by the coding sequence ATGCGTAAAATTTTTATTTTTGACACGACGTTAAGAGACGGGGAGCAATCTCCGGGCGTGAACTTGAATACGAAGGAGAAGCTCGAGATCGCCTACCAATTGGAGCGCCTCGGTGTCGACCGCATCGAAGCGGGATTTCCTGCGGCATCTCCGGGGGATTCGGCCGCGGTGGGGGCCGTCGCCGCCGCAGTGAAGAATGCGACGATCGTCGGGCTGTCGCGGGCGCGGACGCAGGACATCGATGCGGCTTACCAGGCATTGAAGAACGCGCAGGATCCGTGCCTCCATCTGTTCCTCGCTTCTTCGCCGATTCACCGCAAGCATAAGCTGCGCATGGAGAAGGAACAGGTGCTGGAGACGGCCGAAGCGGCGATTCGCTATGCGAAGAAATATTTCTCGAAGGTGGAGTTCTCCCCGGAGGACGCCGGGCGGACCGAACTCGACTTCCTCTGCCAAGTGACCGAGATGGCGATTCGCGCCGGCGCGACGGTCGTCAACATTCCGGATACGGTCGGTTACTTGACGCCGTATGAGTACGGCAACATTTTCAAGACGCTGAAGGAGAATGTTCCGGGCATCGAGAAGATTCAGCTTAGCGCGCATTGCCATGACGATCTCGGCATGGCGACGGCGAATGCGCTGGCGGCGGTGCTGAACGGGGCCGATCAGATCGAAGGCACGATCAACGGCATCGGCGAGCGCGCGGGCAATACGGCCCTGGAAGAGGTGGCGCTGGCGCTGGAGACGCGGCAAGACTTCTATCAGGCGAAGACGTCGCTTGTCCTGAGCGAGATTGCGCGCACGAGCCGGCTGGTGAGCAAGCTGACAGGGATGGTCGTGCCGGGGAACAAGGCGATTGTAGGCGCCAACGCCTTCGCTCATGAATCGGGCATTCACCAGGACGGCATGCTGAAGGAGAAGACGACGTACGAGATTATTTCTCCGGAGACCATCGGCCTCAAGGAGAGCAAGCTCGTGCTCGGCAAGCATTCGGGCCGCCATGCATTCCGCGAGAAGCTGATCGATCTGGGCTACACGCTCAGCGAAGAGCAGGTCAATGCCGCCTTCGCCAAATTCAAGGATATCGCGGACAAGAAGAAGGAAGTGTCGGACGAGGACATTCGCGCCATGATCGAGGAGAAACTAATCGACACGCCGGAAATGTTCAAGCTGGAAACCGTCTATGTGGAGTACGGCAACCAATCCGTACCGTCGGCGAAGGTTCGCCTCGTCACGATCGACGGCAACGTGCTGGAAGAGGAAGCGAGCGGCAACGGCTCCGTCGACGCCATCTATATGGCGATTGACAAGGCGTCGCAGGAACAAGTCGAGCTGACCGATTACTCGATCAAATCGGTTACGCACGGCAAGGACGCCCTCGGCGAGGTTCATGTTGTCCTGACGCAGGACGGCCTGCCCGCGCTGGGCCGCGGCGTCAGCACCGACATTCTTGAGGCGAGCGCCCGCGCGTACGTGGATGCCCTCAACCGCCTCATCGAGAAGCGCAAGCTCGGCGGCCGGCGCGACAAGATCGGGCTGATCTAA
- the ilvC gene encoding ketol-acid reductoisomerase, translated as MAVTMYYEKDADQSVLQGKTIAVIGYGSQGHAQAQNLRDSGLQVVIGLREGKSADKARNDGFEVLSVGEATSRADVVQILMPDETQAAVYHAEIAPNLKKGAALMFSHGFNVHFGQIVAPKDNDVLLVAPKSPGHLVRRTYVEGFGVPGLIAIEQDATGNAKAIGLAYAKGIGCTRAGVIETSFKEETETDLFGEQAVLCGGVSALIKAGFETLVEAGYSPEMAYFECLHEMKLIVDLIYEGGLATMRDSISNTAEYGDYVTGPRIVTDETKKAMKEVLSDIQQGKFARDFILENKADRPFLTATRRNEANHPIEVVGGQLREMMHWIKK; from the coding sequence ATGGCAGTTACCATGTATTATGAAAAAGACGCAGATCAAAGTGTATTGCAGGGCAAGACGATTGCGGTTATCGGCTACGGCAGCCAAGGGCATGCCCAAGCGCAAAACCTGCGCGACAGCGGACTTCAAGTGGTTATCGGGCTCCGTGAAGGCAAATCGGCCGACAAAGCGCGCAACGACGGGTTCGAAGTATTGAGCGTAGGCGAAGCGACCAGCCGCGCGGATGTCGTGCAAATCCTCATGCCGGACGAAACGCAGGCGGCCGTATATCATGCGGAAATTGCTCCGAATCTGAAGAAAGGCGCTGCCTTGATGTTCTCCCACGGCTTCAACGTACACTTTGGGCAAATCGTCGCGCCAAAAGACAATGACGTGCTCCTCGTGGCTCCGAAGTCGCCGGGACATCTCGTTCGCCGCACGTATGTCGAAGGCTTCGGCGTTCCGGGCCTCATCGCGATCGAGCAGGATGCGACAGGCAATGCGAAGGCGATCGGCCTGGCCTATGCCAAAGGCATTGGCTGCACGCGCGCAGGGGTGATCGAGACTTCCTTCAAGGAAGAGACCGAGACGGACTTGTTCGGCGAGCAAGCGGTATTGTGCGGCGGCGTCAGCGCGCTGATCAAAGCCGGCTTCGAGACGCTCGTGGAAGCGGGCTATTCCCCGGAAATGGCATACTTCGAGTGCTTGCATGAAATGAAGCTTATCGTCGACCTGATCTATGAAGGAGGTCTTGCGACGATGCGCGATTCCATCAGCAACACGGCGGAATACGGCGACTATGTCACCGGGCCTCGCATCGTAACCGACGAGACGAAGAAGGCGATGAAGGAAGTCTTGTCCGATATTCAGCAGGGCAAATTCGCGCGCGACTTCATCCTGGAGAATAAAGCGGATCGTCCGTTCCTGACCGCGACTCGCCGCAACGAAGCGAACCATCCGATCGAAGTGGTCGGCGGCCAGCTTCGCGAGATGATGCACTGGATCAAGAAGTAG